Proteins encoded in a region of the Candidatus Aenigmatarchaeota archaeon genome:
- a CDS encoding nucleoside-diphosphate kinase, translated as METWERTLFMVKPDGVKRGLVGECLKRLENAGLKVTAMKMVYPTKKQAEDHYPNERDDIEWFKTVAKKGREGYEKRGLKFPYEDMEYARNVKRWLVDYLTSGPVVVSVIEGPNAIEMVRKICGATEPGQATVGTIRGDFSVDTYKLANSLERPLKNLVHASSSQKDAEKEIKVWFKKEEILDYKRFDEDGMFGGWKSESSG; from the coding sequence ATGGAGACATGGGAAAGAACCTTGTTTATGGTTAAACCAGATGGTGTAAAGAGGGGGCTTGTTGGGGAGTGCCTCAAAAGGCTGGAAAATGCGGGGTTAAAGGTAACGGCAATGAAGATGGTTTACCCGACAAAAAAACAGGCAGAGGATCATTATCCAAATGAAAGGGATGATATTGAGTGGTTCAAGACCGTTGCAAAGAAAGGGAGGGAAGGATATGAAAAGAGGGGATTAAAATTTCCATATGAGGATATGGAATATGCGAGAAATGTAAAAAGGTGGTTGGTTGATTACTTGACATCAGGTCCAGTGGTGGTTTCGGTAATAGAGGGCCCAAATGCGATTGAAATGGTTAGAAAGATTTGTGGGGCCACAGAGCCCGGACAGGCAACGGTGGGGACAATAAGAGGAGATTTCTCGGTTGACACTTATAAGTTAGCAAATAGTTTGGAAAGGCCTTTGAAAAACCTTGTGCATGCATCATCAAGTCAAAAGGATGCAGAGAAAGAGATAAAGGTATGGTTTAAGAAGGAAGAAATATTGGATTATAAGAGATTTGATGAGGATGGTATGTTTGGCGGTTGGAAAAGTGAGAGTTCAGGATGA
- a CDS encoding MazG nucleotide pyrophosphohydrolase domain-containing protein, translating to MGMGLMDIQRYQLEFDKKYFGDHWGGEMDLDLKINLIKDMTIALTGEVGEFSNLLKKINRDRKTIGEEPSSEMWNRLKEELTDCFIYIIILSNILGMDLEKEYLKKTKINHKRFQKYLKK from the coding sequence ATGGGAATGGGGTTAATGGATATCCAAAGATATCAGCTGGAGTTTGATAAGAAATATTTTGGGGACCATTGGGGTGGGGAGATGGATCTCGATTTAAAAATCAACCTTATTAAAGACATGACAATAGCACTTACAGGTGAGGTTGGGGAATTTTCAAATTTGTTGAAAAAGATCAACAGGGACAGGAAAACCATAGGTGAAGAACCATCAAGTGAAATGTGGAATAGGTTGAAGGAGGAATTGACAGATTGCTTCATATATATTATAATATTATCCAACATCCTAGGGATGGATTTGGAAAAGGAATACTTGAAAAAGACGAAAATAAACCACAAAAGGTTTCAGAAATATCTTAAAAAATAA
- a CDS encoding glutaredoxin domain-containing protein — translation MKVVVYGTEFCPWCHKAREFLEENEVKFKYIDVGKDREAAMEMIRKSGQRGVPVIEIDGEIIVGFDERRIKEKLGL, via the coding sequence ATGAAGGTTGTAGTTTATGGAACTGAATTTTGTCCATGGTGCCACAAAGCTAGAGAGTTTCTAGAGGAAAATGAGGTGAAATTCAAATATATAGATGTCGGAAAGGACAGAGAAGCTGCAATGGAGATGATAAGGAAAAGTGGGCAAAGAGGTGTTCCTGTCATAGAAATAGATGGCGAAATAATAGTGGGGTTTGATGAAAGAAGGATCAAGGAAAAGTTGGGGTTATGA
- a CDS encoding ferredoxin-thioredoxin reductase catalytic domain-containing protein: MKVSELKKLFENFCKGKEFILNPEKGITDRLLKGILENEKRIGLKYCPCRLPSGNFEEDLELICPCNFFVHQTWIKEGRCWCGLFLKRV, translated from the coding sequence ATGAAAGTAAGTGAATTGAAGAAGTTATTTGAAAATTTTTGTAAGGGGAAAGAATTCATATTGAATCCGGAGAAGGGGATAACCGATAGATTATTGAAAGGTATATTGGAAAATGAAAAAAGAATTGGATTGAAATATTGCCCTTGCAGGTTACCTAGTGGTAATTTCGAAGAGGATTTGGAACTTATATGTCCCTGCAATTTCTTTGTTCATCAGACATGGATAAAAGAAGGTAGATGCTGGTGTGGCCTTTTTCTAAAGAGAGTTTGA